A window from Pseudonocardia cypriaca encodes these proteins:
- a CDS encoding endonuclease domain-containing protein: protein MDLSEPFRGSHATATGLLTPGVLRGPRFRRLFPDVYVRAGTDVDLELLSRAAYLLVAGHGALGGFSAAELLGASCAGLSAPAEVVSPYRVRSHAGLLVRQDRIPPDELQHLNGLVVTTPQRTAYDLGRRTPLVEAVVAVDALTHVHGFDAREVLVLARRHLGARGSAQLPQVVELSDRRADSPMETRLRLALRFHGLPLPALQHPVGPYELDLAYPAVRIAVEYNGRDHLAPDRALHDLEREAYLTAAGWIVLRFGAYLVLRRPDLVAARVRDRLAAAARSAGLPLDALAAA from the coding sequence ATGGATCTCTCCGAACCCTTCCGCGGTTCTCACGCGACCGCCACCGGCCTCCTCACCCCGGGCGTGCTGCGCGGCCCGCGGTTCCGCCGCCTCTTCCCCGACGTCTACGTGCGAGCCGGCACCGACGTCGACCTCGAGCTGCTCTCCCGTGCGGCGTACCTGCTCGTCGCCGGTCACGGCGCGCTTGGCGGGTTCTCGGCCGCCGAGCTGCTCGGTGCCAGCTGCGCCGGGCTCAGCGCACCGGCCGAGGTCGTCTCCCCCTACCGGGTGCGCTCGCACGCCGGGCTACTCGTCCGGCAGGACCGGATCCCGCCGGACGAGCTCCAGCATCTGAACGGTCTCGTGGTCACCACACCGCAGCGCACCGCATACGACCTCGGCCGGCGCACGCCGCTCGTCGAGGCCGTCGTCGCCGTCGACGCTCTGACTCACGTACACGGATTCGACGCGCGGGAAGTGCTGGTCCTGGCCCGGCGACACCTGGGAGCTCGCGGCAGCGCCCAGCTGCCGCAGGTCGTGGAGCTCTCCGACCGCCGCGCCGACTCGCCGATGGAGACGCGGCTCCGGCTGGCCCTCCGCTTCCACGGGCTGCCGCTGCCCGCCCTGCAGCACCCGGTCGGGCCGTACGAGCTGGACCTCGCCTATCCCGCGGTCCGCATCGCGGTCGAGTACAACGGGCGCGACCATCTCGCCCCCGACCGCGCGCTGCACGATCTCGAGCGCGAGGCGTACCTGACCGCGGCGGGCTGGATCGTGCTCAGGTTCGGCGCCTACCTCGTCCTTCGGCGCCCGGACCTGGTGGCGGCCCGGGTCCGCGACCGCCTCGCCGCCGCCGCCCGCTCGGCAGGACTGCCGCTGGACGCCCTCGCCGCGGCCTGA
- the guaA gene encoding glutamine-hydrolyzing GMP synthase yields MQPPTVLVVDYGAQYAQLIARRVREAQVYSEIVPGDTPVAEIVARKPAGLILSGGPSSVYETGAPSVDPELFRTGIPVLGLCYGFQAMAQALGGEVAPDGTREYGRTELALCGGSVLHDGLPQRHPVWMSHGDSVVRAPEGFTVTASSERAKVAAFEDPVRRLAGVQYHPEVGHSPHGQEVLRRFLHEVAGITPGWTTSSIIDDTVEAVRAQVGEGRAICGLSGGVDSAVAAALVQRAIGDRLTCVFVDHGLLRSGEREQVERDFVAATGAKLHTVDARDRFLDALAGVSDPEQKRKIIGREFIRVFEAATAEVAESEHVGYLVQGTLYPDVVESGGGSGTATIKSHHNVGGLPDDLEFELVEPLRALFKDEVRRVGAELGLPETIVHRQPFPGPGLGIRIIGEVTADRLATLRAADAIAREELTYAGLDRDIWQCPVVLLADVRSVGVQGDGRTYGHPVVLRPVSSEDAMTADWTRLPYDLLERISTRITNEVAEVNRVVLDVTSKPPGTIEWE; encoded by the coding sequence GTGCAGCCCCCCACCGTCCTCGTCGTCGACTACGGCGCGCAGTACGCCCAGCTGATCGCCCGCCGGGTGCGCGAGGCGCAGGTCTACTCGGAGATCGTGCCGGGTGACACGCCGGTGGCCGAGATCGTCGCGCGCAAGCCGGCAGGGCTGATCCTGTCCGGCGGGCCGTCGAGCGTGTACGAGACGGGTGCGCCGAGCGTCGATCCCGAGCTGTTCCGCACCGGTATTCCGGTGCTGGGGCTCTGCTACGGGTTCCAGGCGATGGCGCAGGCGCTCGGCGGGGAGGTGGCGCCCGACGGCACCCGGGAGTACGGGCGCACCGAGCTCGCGCTGTGCGGCGGGAGCGTGCTGCACGACGGGCTGCCCCAGCGGCACCCGGTGTGGATGAGCCACGGCGACTCGGTCGTGCGGGCGCCGGAGGGCTTCACGGTCACGGCCTCGTCGGAGCGTGCGAAGGTGGCGGCGTTCGAGGACCCGGTGCGCCGGCTCGCCGGCGTGCAGTACCACCCCGAGGTCGGGCACTCCCCGCACGGCCAGGAGGTGCTGCGCCGGTTCCTGCACGAGGTCGCGGGCATCACCCCCGGCTGGACCACCTCGTCGATCATCGACGACACGGTCGAGGCGGTGCGGGCCCAGGTCGGGGAGGGGCGCGCCATCTGCGGCCTGTCCGGCGGGGTCGACTCCGCCGTGGCGGCCGCCCTCGTCCAGCGGGCCATCGGCGACCGGCTCACGTGCGTGTTCGTCGACCACGGCCTCCTGCGCTCCGGCGAGCGCGAGCAGGTGGAGCGCGACTTCGTCGCGGCCACGGGCGCGAAGCTGCACACCGTCGACGCCCGCGACCGCTTCCTCGACGCGCTCGCCGGGGTCAGCGACCCCGAGCAGAAGCGCAAGATCATCGGCCGGGAGTTCATCCGGGTCTTCGAGGCCGCCACGGCGGAGGTCGCGGAGAGCGAGCACGTCGGCTACCTGGTTCAGGGCACGCTCTACCCGGACGTCGTCGAGTCCGGTGGCGGGTCCGGCACGGCCACGATCAAGAGCCACCACAACGTCGGCGGGCTGCCGGACGACCTCGAGTTCGAGCTGGTCGAGCCGCTGCGGGCGCTGTTCAAGGACGAGGTGCGCCGGGTGGGGGCCGAACTGGGCCTGCCCGAGACGATCGTGCACCGCCAGCCGTTCCCCGGGCCCGGCCTGGGGATCCGGATCATCGGTGAGGTCACGGCCGACCGGCTGGCCACGCTGCGGGCCGCTGACGCGATCGCCCGCGAGGAGCTCACCTACGCGGGGCTCGACCGCGACATCTGGCAGTGCCCGGTGGTGCTGCTGGCCGACGTCCGCAGCGTCGGCGTGCAGGGTGACGGGCGCACGTACGGCCACCCCGTGGTGCTGCGGCCGGTCTCCAGCGAGGACGCGATGACGGCCGACTGGACCCGCCTGCCCTACGACCTGCTCGAGCGCATATCCACGCGCATCACCAACGAGGTGGCCGAGGTCAACCGGGTCGTCCTGGACGTCACGAGCAAGCCCCCGGGCACCATCGAGTGGGAATGA
- a CDS encoding PspC domain-containing protein, translating to MSRTDVGETLREMWETRPSRPRDDRQVAGVAAAIARRYDIDPVLVRVGFVVAAFSGIGAALYIAGWILLPDTPVDPAGPRPNRPRTWLVVALAIAAAVTMGSVFGGNGPDWILPLLAVAGLLYLLHRSRGDRHARAAEAPTVAAPMAAPMAAGPSLVKEPTGAAGSTEPPVNPPAWDPLGAAPFAWDLPEPSPPAEPPPRRLPVTPVTLGLALIAGSATAVIMMVSGTLTLANVAVLCGVVLTVLGAGLVVGAFLRSGRGLIPFALLLSALTWTLVAAPVDRWQGDGYGELVAAPATVGAMQTSYERGAGEIDLDLSKLDLAVQPDGNTNPVRTRISMGAGDVTVRVPPTADLTLTARAGFGDVRFGDQEDGGPDAHVQVIDDLGTDGVRSGRALVIDIDAGLADVEVRRG from the coding sequence ATGAGTCGTACGGACGTCGGCGAGACACTGCGGGAGATGTGGGAGACACGCCCCTCCCGGCCGCGGGACGACCGCCAGGTGGCGGGGGTGGCGGCGGCGATCGCGCGCCGCTACGACATCGATCCGGTACTGGTGCGGGTCGGGTTCGTGGTGGCGGCGTTCTCCGGGATCGGAGCTGCGCTCTACATCGCGGGCTGGATCCTCCTGCCCGACACGCCCGTCGATCCGGCTGGCCCGCGGCCGAACCGGCCGCGCACCTGGCTCGTCGTCGCGCTCGCCATCGCCGCCGCGGTGACGATGGGGAGCGTCTTCGGGGGCAACGGGCCCGACTGGATCCTCCCGCTGCTGGCCGTGGCCGGGCTGCTGTACCTGCTGCACCGCAGCCGCGGCGACCGCCACGCACGGGCAGCCGAAGCGCCGACCGTCGCCGCGCCCATGGCCGCGCCGATGGCGGCCGGGCCGTCGCTCGTGAAGGAGCCCACCGGCGCGGCCGGCAGCACCGAGCCGCCCGTGAACCCGCCTGCGTGGGACCCGCTCGGCGCCGCGCCCTTCGCGTGGGACCTGCCGGAGCCATCGCCCCCGGCCGAGCCGCCACCGCGGCGGCTGCCCGTCACCCCGGTGACGCTCGGCCTCGCCCTGATCGCGGGCAGCGCCACCGCCGTGATCATGATGGTCAGCGGCACCTTGACGCTGGCGAACGTGGCCGTGCTGTGCGGTGTGGTGCTCACGGTGCTCGGCGCGGGGCTCGTCGTCGGGGCGTTCCTGCGGAGCGGGCGTGGCCTCATCCCGTTCGCGCTGCTGCTGAGCGCTCTCACATGGACGCTTGTCGCCGCGCCCGTGGACCGCTGGCAGGGCGACGGGTACGGCGAGCTGGTCGCGGCGCCCGCCACCGTGGGGGCGATGCAGACCAGCTACGAGCGCGGCGCAGGCGAGATCGACCTCGACCTGAGCAAGCTCGACCTCGCAGTGCAGCCGGACGGCAACACGAACCCCGTCCGGACGCGGATCTCGATGGGTGCGGGTGACGTGACGGTGCGGGTGCCGCCCACGGCCGACCTCACCCTCACCGCGCGCGCCGGGTTCGGCGACGTCCGGTTCGGCGACCAGGAGGACGGCGGGCCGGACGCGCACGTGCAGGTGATCGACGACCTCGGCACGGACGGTGTCCGCAGCGGCCGAGCACTCGTGATCGACATCGATGCAGGTCTGGCAGACGTGGAGGTGCGCCGTGGCTGA
- a CDS encoding GuaB3 family IMP dehydrogenase-related protein: protein MRDLVEIGMGREARRSYDLNQVEIVPSRRTRSSQEVSTAWQLDAYHFGIPLVTHPTDAIVSPATAVRIGQLGGLPVLNAEGLWARHADAEGALEKVVEAVEDDDPLAAIRLLQELHSAPIQPGLLTEALKAVREAGVTVAARVSPQRARELTPDLLAGGVEILFVQGTIISAEHVSGGEPLNLKEFINSLDVPVVAGGCGDYRTAMHLMRTGAAGVIVGYGESSATTTDDVLGIGVPMATAIVDAAAARRDYLDETGGRYVHVIADGGMTGSGDMAKAIACGADAVMLGEQLAGASESPGQGLYWTSAVAHPSLPRSEISGFLQGDIDLETLLLGPTRSPYGTVNLFGALRRAMAKTGYSDLKEFQRVGLTVRG, encoded by the coding sequence GTGCGTGACCTCGTGGAGATCGGGATGGGCCGGGAGGCCCGTCGCAGCTACGACCTGAACCAGGTCGAGATCGTGCCGTCCCGGCGGACGCGCAGCTCCCAGGAGGTGTCGACCGCCTGGCAGCTGGACGCGTACCACTTCGGGATCCCGCTCGTCACCCATCCGACCGACGCGATCGTGTCGCCGGCGACGGCGGTGCGGATCGGCCAGCTCGGTGGCCTCCCGGTGCTCAACGCGGAGGGCCTGTGGGCCCGGCACGCCGACGCGGAGGGCGCGCTGGAGAAGGTCGTCGAGGCGGTGGAGGACGACGACCCGCTGGCTGCCATCCGGCTGCTGCAGGAGCTGCACTCGGCCCCGATCCAGCCGGGCCTGCTCACCGAGGCGCTCAAGGCCGTGCGCGAGGCCGGCGTCACGGTCGCCGCCCGGGTGAGCCCGCAGCGCGCCCGCGAGCTCACCCCCGACCTCCTCGCGGGCGGCGTCGAGATCCTGTTCGTGCAGGGCACGATCATCTCCGCCGAGCACGTGTCCGGCGGGGAGCCGCTGAACCTCAAGGAGTTCATCAACTCCCTCGACGTCCCGGTGGTCGCGGGCGGCTGTGGCGACTACCGCACGGCGATGCACCTCATGCGCACCGGCGCGGCAGGCGTGATCGTCGGGTACGGCGAGTCCTCGGCCACCACCACCGACGACGTGCTCGGCATCGGCGTGCCGATGGCCACCGCCATCGTCGACGCGGCCGCCGCCCGCCGCGACTACCTCGACGAGACCGGCGGCCGGTACGTCCACGTGATCGCCGACGGCGGGATGACCGGCTCGGGAGACATGGCCAAGGCGATCGCGTGCGGCGCCGACGCCGTGATGCTGGGCGAGCAGCTCGCGGGAGCGTCCGAGAGCCCGGGTCAGGGCCTCTACTGGACCTCGGCCGTGGCACACCCATCGCTGCCCCGCTCCGAGATCTCCGGCTTCCTCCAGGGCGACATCGACCTGGAGACCCTCCTCCTCGGCCCCACCCGCAGCCCCTACGGCACGGTGAACCTCTTCGGTGCGCTGCGGCGGGCGATGGCGAAGACGGGCTACTCGGACCTGAAGGAGTTCCAGCGCGTCGGCCTGACGGTCCGCGGCTGA